TCTGTCGGTGACGCTTTGCGGTACCGATGTTTTCGTCGATCGGTTGAATAGCCGCCTGGTTTCTGGCGACGCTGCGCACGAGCCATCCTGGCGTCTGCTGCTGGAGTTGTTGCAGCGGAATGGAACACAGGAGGCTTTCGAGGAGCGCGCTGTCGATTACGCCATTACCTTCGAGTTGTCGCCGCCATCCTGGGAGCCGCGATCCGCCGGCGACTTGTCTGCTGCGGCTTTGGCTTGTGCCGTTGAACCAAGGGATGGTGCCTACTACTTGTCCGGTGAACTCAAAGGATGCCGCTTTGAGGAGTTGACTGCCGTGATCGAGGCGACCGAGCATCCGGTCCTTGATTTCTCCGGTGTTCGCCGGCTCGATTTCGTATCGGCCGGGCAACTGGTTAATCGTCTTGCACCCTACAAGGCGGCTGGACGCGACATCATTATCCGCAGCCCGAATCATCTGGTCGCCGAGTTGATGGCCGTGGTCGGCCTCAACAAGCAGGCGCGCATTCTCGTTCCCAAGTTTTAAGGTAATCGCATGGAGCAATATCACGGCACGACTATCCTGTCGGTGCGCCGGGGCAACGCCGTCGCCATGGGTGGCGATGGACAGGTCACGCTCGGCAACATCGTCATCAAGGCCACCGCGAAGAAGGTTCGCCGTCTCTATCAGGGTCGTATCCTGGCCGGGTTTGCCGGCGGTACGGCAGATGCGTTCACTCTGTTCGAACGTTTTGAGGCGAAGCTCGAAAAGCATCAGGGCAATCTTCTACGTTCGGCTGTCGAACTGGCCAAGGACTGGCGTTCGGACCGCGCCTTGCGTCGTCTTGAGGCAATGCTGTCGGTGGCTGATCGCGATGTGTCGCTGATCATTACCGGCAATGGTGACGTACTTGAGCCGGAACAGGGAATTGTCGCCATCGGTTCCGGTGGCGCGTATGCCCAGAGCGCGGCGCGTGCCCTGCTCGAAAATACCGACCTGGCGCCGCGTGACATCGTTACCAAGTCCCTGGAAATCGCTGGTGACATCTGCATCTACACCAACCGCAATTTCACCATCGAGGTGCTCGAATGAGTGGGGGAGCCGCGATGACTCCACAGGAAATCGTTTCCGAACTCGATAAGCATATTGTTGGCCAGAACAATGCCAAGAAGGCGGTCGCCATTGCCCTGCGCAATCGCTGGCGGCGTTCGCAGGTGGCCGAGCCGCTGCGTCAGGAAATCACCCCGAAGAACATCCTGATGATCGGGCCGACCGGCGTTGGCAAGACAGAGATCGCTCGCCGTCTGGCCCGTTTGGCCAATGCCCCTTTCATCAAGATCGAGGCGACCAAGTTTACCGAAGTGGGTTATGTTGGCCGTGATGTCGAGACAATCATCCGCGACCTCGTCGAAATGGCCATCAAGTCGCACCGTGAACGGGCCATGAAGAGTATGCGGGCGCGCGCCGAGGATGCCGCCGAGGAACGTATTCTCGACGTGCTGCTGCCGCCTGCCCGCAGCCCCGGATTTTTTGCCGAAAATGCCGAGGCTTCGGCAAGCGACAGCACGACCCGCCAGAAATTCCGCAAGAAGCTGCGTGAAGGCGAGTTGAACGACAAGGAAATCGATATTGACGTTGCCGTGCCCGGCATGCAGGCCGAAATTTTCGCGCCACCCGGGATGGAGGAACTGACCCAGCAGATCCAGGGAATGTTCCAGAGTGTCGGTGGCGGCAAGAAAAAATCGCGCAAGTTGAAGATTCCTGAGGCACTCAAGCTGCTGACCGAGGAGGAGGCTGCCAAGCTGGTCAATGACGAGGACGTCAAGCTGGAGGCGGTGCGGGCGGTCGAGCAGAATGGCATTGTCTTTCTCGACGAACTCGACAAGATCGCCAGCCGTTCGAATATGCAGGGCGCCGATGTCTCCCGTCAGGGGGTCCAGCGCGATCTGTTGCCGCTGGTTGAGGGAACGACGGTGTCGACCAAGTATGGCATGATCAAGACCGACCATATCCTGTTCATTGCCTCGGGGGCTTTCCATTTGTCCAAGCCATCCGATCTGATTCCCGAGTTGCAGGGGCGCTTCCCGATCCGCGTCGAACTGGATTCGCTGTCGGTGGCTGATTTTGAGTCCATCCTGACCCAGACCGATGCCTGTCTGACCAAGCAATACCAGGCCTTGCTGGATACCGAGGGGGTGCATCTGGAATTTGCCGATGACGGTATCCGGCGGCTGGCCGAAATTGCATTTCAGGTTAACGAAAAGACTGAAAACATCGGCGCTCGCCGCTTGCATACGGTCATGGAAAAGCTGCTCGAGGAAGTCTCCTTCGGGGCCGGCAAGGTTGGCCTTGACCAGGTCCTGATCGACGCCGCCTACGTCAATGGTCGGCTTGGCGAACTGGCCAGCGATGAAGACTTGTCG
The DNA window shown above is from Dechloromonas sp. HYN0024 and carries:
- the hslV gene encoding ATP-dependent protease subunit HslV, with product MEQYHGTTILSVRRGNAVAMGGDGQVTLGNIVIKATAKKVRRLYQGRILAGFAGGTADAFTLFERFEAKLEKHQGNLLRSAVELAKDWRSDRALRRLEAMLSVADRDVSLIITGNGDVLEPEQGIVAIGSGGAYAQSAARALLENTDLAPRDIVTKSLEIAGDICIYTNRNFTIEVLE
- the hslU gene encoding ATP-dependent protease ATPase subunit HslU, with the translated sequence MTPQEIVSELDKHIVGQNNAKKAVAIALRNRWRRSQVAEPLRQEITPKNILMIGPTGVGKTEIARRLARLANAPFIKIEATKFTEVGYVGRDVETIIRDLVEMAIKSHRERAMKSMRARAEDAAEERILDVLLPPARSPGFFAENAEASASDSTTRQKFRKKLREGELNDKEIDIDVAVPGMQAEIFAPPGMEELTQQIQGMFQSVGGGKKKSRKLKIPEALKLLTEEEAAKLVNDEDVKLEAVRAVEQNGIVFLDELDKIASRSNMQGADVSRQGVQRDLLPLVEGTTVSTKYGMIKTDHILFIASGAFHLSKPSDLIPELQGRFPIRVELDSLSVADFESILTQTDACLTKQYQALLDTEGVHLEFADDGIRRLAEIAFQVNEKTENIGARRLHTVMEKLLEEVSFGAGKVGLDQVLIDAAYVNGRLGELASDEDLSRYVL